One stretch of Rhodoferax lithotrophicus DNA includes these proteins:
- the mnmH gene encoding tRNA 2-selenouridine(34) synthase MnmH: MSLTPLSASELIAHLTEFDTIIDARSEAEYALDHLPNAINWPTLNNQERIEIGTLYKQVNPFEARKRGGFMAARNIATHIERHVLDKPRDWKPLAYCWRGGQRSGSLSLVLSQIGFRVTLLEGGYKAFRAALVEDTAQQVARLNFKVICGPTGSGKTRFLHALSEQDAQVLDLEDLAKHRSSVLGAIPGLEQPTQKRFETLIWDKLRHFKSDKIVFVESESKKVGNLSVPLSLMEKIRNSPCLNLQLNDEERVALLLEDYSHMVCDVSYFCERLAVLIPLKGRAVVEAWQKLARAGQFVPVVMDLLQQHYDPAYLQSMQRNFAQFTQMRMLTPDNRSVQAMHKLASCLLSKQGIGEPDHV; this comes from the coding sequence ATGAGCCTGACTCCTCTATCTGCCAGCGAGCTGATTGCTCATCTGACCGAGTTCGACACCATCATCGATGCCCGAAGCGAAGCCGAATACGCACTGGATCACTTACCCAACGCGATTAACTGGCCCACATTGAATAATCAGGAACGGATTGAAATAGGCACACTTTATAAACAGGTCAATCCGTTTGAAGCGCGCAAGCGCGGTGGATTCATGGCTGCACGCAACATCGCAACACACATTGAACGTCACGTGTTGGACAAGCCCCGCGATTGGAAGCCTCTTGCCTATTGCTGGCGTGGCGGGCAGCGCAGTGGCTCACTGTCACTGGTTTTGAGTCAGATTGGATTTCGTGTCACCTTACTCGAAGGCGGTTACAAGGCTTTTCGCGCTGCATTGGTAGAAGACACAGCCCAACAAGTGGCCCGGCTGAATTTCAAAGTGATTTGCGGCCCAACGGGCAGTGGTAAAACCCGCTTTCTGCATGCCTTGTCTGAACAAGATGCACAAGTACTTGATCTAGAGGATCTGGCCAAACATCGAAGTTCTGTGCTTGGTGCCATTCCCGGACTGGAACAGCCCACTCAGAAACGGTTCGAGACTCTTATCTGGGACAAACTGCGCCACTTTAAATCCGACAAAATTGTGTTTGTGGAAAGCGAAAGCAAAAAGGTTGGTAATCTGAGTGTGCCGCTCAGCCTGATGGAGAAAATACGCAACAGCCCATGCCTGAATCTTCAGTTGAATGACGAGGAGCGGGTGGCATTGCTGTTGGAAGACTACAGTCACATGGTCTGCGATGTGTCCTATTTTTGTGAACGCCTGGCTGTATTGATCCCGCTGAAAGGCCGGGCTGTGGTTGAAGCCTGGCAGAAGCTTGCGCGTGCCGGACAATTTGTTCCGGTCGTGATGGACCTTCTCCAACAGCACTATGACCCTGCCTACTTGCAGTCCATGCAACGCAACTTTGCTCAATTCACCCAAATGCGGATGCTGACTCCCGACAACCGCTCAGTCCAGGCCATGCATAAATTGGCAAGTTGCTTGTTGAGCAAACAAGGGATTGGCGAACCAGACCACGTATAG
- a CDS encoding ABC transporter ATP-binding protein has translation MSDYIISVEHVFKSVTDSTGSLDILRDIDFALALKETVAIVGASGSGKSTLLSIIAGLDTPSRGTVRLAGQDMFAMTEDQRAAQRAEKVGFVFQSFQLLGNLTALENVMLPLELAGRRDARQSATDMLARVGLAQRLGHYPKVLSGGEQQRVALARAFVVQPALLLADEPTGSLDFATGEKIMELMFELNRELGTTLVLVTHDRAIAARCQRAITIEAGCIV, from the coding sequence ATGTCTGATTACATTATTTCGGTAGAGCATGTGTTCAAAAGTGTGACCGACTCCACCGGTTCGCTCGACATTTTGCGTGATATTGATTTTGCCTTAGCACTTAAGGAAACAGTGGCTATTGTCGGTGCGTCTGGTTCCGGTAAAAGCACTTTACTGTCGATCATTGCAGGTCTGGATACACCTAGTCGAGGCACGGTTCGTTTGGCTGGTCAAGACATGTTTGCCATGACAGAGGATCAGCGTGCAGCGCAAAGAGCGGAAAAAGTTGGTTTTGTGTTTCAAAGTTTTCAATTGCTGGGCAATTTGACAGCACTTGAAAACGTGATGCTGCCGTTGGAATTGGCAGGGCGACGCGATGCTCGCCAAAGCGCAACCGATATGCTTGCCCGCGTGGGTCTGGCACAGCGTCTTGGGCATTACCCTAAAGTGCTCTCGGGAGGAGAGCAGCAGCGCGTGGCGTTGGCGCGAGCCTTTGTAGTTCAACCAGCGTTGTTGCTGGCTGATGAGCCTACGGGCAGTTTGGACTTTGCAACGGGCGAGAAAATTATGGAGTTGATGTTTGAGCTGAACCGCGAACTTGGTACGACCCTGGTTTTGGTGACCCATGACCGGGCCATCGCTGCACGCTGTCAACGTGCCATCACGATTGAGGCGGGATGCATCGTCTGA
- a CDS encoding arylesterase: MNSFNENQQVNRRHFIATSVIPMLVGLNPVAFGATNSGKQARSILILGDSLSAEYGLKRGSGWVALLEKKLTAEKISATVINASISGDTTSGGRSRLPALLTQHQPTLVVIELGGNDALRGLPLALTQDNLTSMTHAAQQAKARVLLLGMQVPPNYGHRYAEDFAEMYVKTAQTNHAALLPFFLKGIADVPDSLKWFQADRIHPKEEAHPIILNNVWPQIKKGLQ, encoded by the coding sequence ATGAATTCCTTTAATGAAAACCAGCAAGTTAATCGACGTCACTTTATCGCGACGAGCGTTATACCCATGCTTGTAGGGTTGAACCCCGTCGCTTTTGGTGCCACCAATTCAGGAAAACAGGCACGCAGCATCCTGATACTGGGTGATTCTTTGAGTGCCGAGTATGGGCTCAAACGTGGCAGCGGCTGGGTTGCTTTGCTGGAGAAAAAACTTACGGCTGAAAAAATATCTGCAACGGTGATCAACGCCAGTATCAGTGGCGACACCACGTCTGGTGGTCGCTCTCGATTGCCTGCACTACTGACTCAGCATCAACCTACTTTAGTAGTGATTGAATTAGGCGGTAATGATGCCCTGCGCGGCCTGCCTCTGGCATTAACCCAGGACAACCTGACCTCGATGACACATGCTGCGCAGCAAGCCAAGGCTCGCGTATTGCTGCTGGGCATGCAGGTCCCTCCCAACTATGGGCATCGTTATGCTGAAGATTTTGCTGAAATGTATGTAAAAACCGCCCAGACAAACCATGCAGCATTGCTCCCCTTCTTCCTCAAAGGTATTGCCGATGTGCCGGATAGTCTGAAATGGTTTCAGGCTGATCGCATTCACCCCAAAGAAGAAGCCCATCCGATCATCCTGAATAACGTCTGGCCCCAAATTAAAAAAGGTCTGCAATGA
- a CDS encoding PLP-dependent transferase — protein sequence MTDSITSLIHHPYQPPAGFAAPQPGVFKASTVFFPNVAAMREFDWKDKTAYTYGLHGTPTTYMLEERLCVLEGGRQCLLVPSGLAAIATVALALLKSGDEVLIPDNAYGPSKALAESELMHWGITHRYFDPMNPADLADKITSNTKLVWLEAAGSVTLEFPDLCEQVRQCKAAGVYCALDNTWGAGLAFKPFDLVPGTQQPLSVDISIHALTKYPSGGGDVLMGSVITQDESLHMKLKLCHMRLGLGVGANDAELVLRSLPSMTLRYRAHDETTRELALWCEQRHEFAQVLHPALLNSPGHIYWQTLCRNDAGGAAGLFSVIFKPEFSQAQVDVFCNALQLFKIGYSWGGPISLVVPYELANMRPTWPSYLQRGILVRFSIGLESSSDLQADLSKALSTLR from the coding sequence ATGACTGACTCAATTACCTCACTGATCCACCATCCGTATCAACCGCCAGCTGGTTTTGCTGCGCCACAACCTGGGGTTTTCAAGGCCTCTACGGTGTTCTTTCCAAATGTGGCGGCCATGCGTGAGTTTGATTGGAAGGACAAAACCGCTTACACCTACGGCCTGCACGGTACACCAACCACCTACATGCTGGAAGAGCGCTTGTGTGTATTGGAGGGGGGGCGACAATGTTTGTTGGTCCCCAGCGGTTTGGCTGCCATTGCTACCGTGGCTTTAGCGTTGCTCAAATCGGGAGACGAGGTCTTGATTCCTGACAACGCGTATGGCCCGTCCAAAGCTTTAGCCGAAAGCGAGTTAATGCATTGGGGCATCACGCATAGGTATTTTGATCCTATGAATCCTGCCGATTTGGCCGACAAGATCACATCCAACACCAAGTTGGTATGGCTGGAGGCCGCAGGCTCTGTCACACTGGAATTCCCGGATCTGTGTGAACAGGTCCGTCAGTGTAAGGCTGCAGGGGTGTACTGCGCACTAGACAACACTTGGGGAGCTGGACTGGCTTTCAAGCCGTTTGATCTAGTGCCGGGTACACAACAGCCCTTGTCCGTGGATATTTCTATCCATGCTTTGACCAAATACCCCAGTGGGGGCGGTGATGTGCTTATGGGAAGTGTCATCACGCAGGATGAGTCGTTGCACATGAAACTCAAGCTTTGCCACATGCGGCTCGGTTTAGGTGTTGGTGCGAATGATGCTGAGCTGGTGCTGCGCTCTTTGCCCAGTATGACCTTGCGTTACCGTGCGCATGACGAAACTACCCGTGAGTTGGCACTTTGGTGTGAGCAACGCCATGAATTTGCCCAAGTGTTGCATCCAGCCTTGCTCAATTCCCCTGGTCATATTTATTGGCAAACACTGTGTCGCAATGACGCAGGTGGTGCAGCTGGCTTGTTCAGCGTTATTTTTAAACCTGAGTTCAGCCAGGCGCAGGTAGATGTTTTCTGCAATGCTTTGCAGCTGTTCAAAATCGGCTATAGCTGGGGTGGCCCGATCAGTTTGGTCGTGCCGTATGAGCTTGCCAACATGCGTCCAACTTGGCCAAGCTATTTGCAGCGGGGCATTTTGGTACGTTTTTCAATTGGATTGGAATCCTCTTCAGATTTACAGGCTGATTTGTCAAAGGCTTTGTCAACCTTACGCTAA
- a CDS encoding adenylosuccinate synthase yields the protein MNAIKGRNVVVVGTQWGDEGKGKLVDWLTESAQGVVRFQGGHNAGHTLVINGVKTALHLIPSGIMRPGVKCYIGNGVVLSAAKLFEEIAGLEKVGVDVRSRLRISEACPLILPFHAALDVAREAAREQGGSEKIGTTGRGIGPAYEDKIARRALRVQDLKFPERFASKLHGLLDLHNHVLTTFLGSKAFDFGPTLAPYMLDGEVQFQAVYDEAMRHAELLKPMMADVSRELNDAHIKGENLLFEGAQGTLLDVDHGTYPFVTSSNCVAGNAAAGAGVGPNLLHYILGITKAYCTRVGGGPFPTELEWEVQGTPGWHMSTVGAEKGVTTGRSRRCGWFDAALLKRSAQVNGLTGLCITKLDVLDGLQELKLCTGYELDGAVTDILPMGADDIARCKPIYETLEGWSDSTVGVTHYDKLPTAARLYLQRIEQVTGVPIHVISTSPDRDHTIMMRHPFLAD from the coding sequence ATGAATGCAATCAAAGGTCGTAACGTAGTCGTTGTAGGCACCCAGTGGGGTGATGAAGGCAAAGGCAAGTTGGTAGATTGGCTCACTGAGAGTGCGCAAGGTGTGGTTCGCTTTCAGGGTGGGCACAACGCTGGCCATACCTTGGTGATCAACGGTGTGAAAACAGCCTTGCATCTGATTCCGAGCGGAATCATGCGCCCAGGGGTGAAGTGCTATATCGGCAACGGTGTCGTGTTATCTGCCGCCAAATTGTTTGAAGAAATTGCTGGATTGGAAAAAGTGGGTGTGGATGTGCGCTCGCGTTTGCGCATCAGTGAGGCCTGTCCCTTGATTTTGCCATTTCATGCTGCCTTGGATGTGGCGCGCGAAGCTGCTCGTGAGCAGGGTGGAAGTGAGAAAATAGGCACAACGGGACGCGGTATTGGTCCAGCCTACGAAGATAAAATTGCCCGCCGGGCCTTGCGTGTGCAAGACCTCAAGTTCCCAGAGCGTTTTGCCAGCAAACTGCACGGTTTGTTGGACCTGCATAACCATGTTTTAACCACATTTTTAGGATCTAAAGCGTTTGACTTTGGACCTACGCTGGCACCCTATATGCTTGACGGTGAAGTCCAGTTTCAGGCTGTGTATGACGAAGCCATGCGTCATGCGGAATTACTAAAGCCAATGATGGCCGATGTGTCACGCGAGCTTAATGATGCACACATTAAGGGTGAAAATCTGCTGTTTGAGGGAGCACAAGGTACTCTGCTTGACGTAGATCATGGTACCTACCCCTTTGTGACATCCAGCAATTGTGTGGCGGGTAACGCTGCAGCTGGTGCTGGTGTGGGCCCAAATTTGCTGCACTATATTTTAGGTATCACAAAAGCCTATTGCACTCGCGTTGGCGGCGGTCCGTTCCCAACCGAGCTTGAATGGGAAGTCCAAGGTACACCCGGTTGGCACATGAGTACAGTTGGTGCAGAAAAGGGAGTCACCACAGGACGCAGTCGTCGTTGTGGCTGGTTTGATGCGGCGTTGCTCAAACGAAGTGCCCAGGTGAATGGTCTGACCGGCTTGTGTATCACCAAGCTGGATGTGCTCGACGGTTTGCAGGAACTCAAGCTCTGCACCGGATATGAACTTGATGGCGCAGTGACAGACATTTTGCCGATGGGAGCAGATGACATTGCGCGTTGCAAACCTATTTATGAAACACTTGAGGGTTGGAGCGACAGCACTGTGGGTGTCACTCATTACGATAAATTGCCGACAGCTGCACGTTTGTATTTACAGCGGATCGAACAAGTCACAGGCGTGCCGATTCATGTGATTTCCACCAGTCCTGATCGTGATCACACCATCATGATGCGCCATCCTTTTTTGGCAGATTAA
- the hflC gene encoding protease modulator HflC — translation MNRLGFIFSSILFFLAIASSTLFVVDQRQFGVVFAFGQIKDVITEPGLNFKLPPPFQNVSYIDKRLLTLDSTDNEPVLTAEKQRVVIDWYVRWRISEPTEYIRNVGTSEAEGANQLNRVVRNAFQEEINKRTVKELLSAKREQLMDDVKNEVLSQVRGVKPWGVDVIDVRITRVDYVDAITESVYRRMEAERKRVANELRSTGAAEGEKIRADADRQREITVANAYRDAQKIKGEGDAEASRLYAESFGRDPQFAQFYRSLDAYKAAFNKKSDVMVLDPSSSEFFKSMRGGALLPVKK, via the coding sequence ATGAATCGGCTGGGATTTATTTTTTCAAGCATCCTTTTCTTTCTGGCTATTGCCAGTTCTACCTTATTTGTGGTGGATCAACGCCAATTTGGCGTAGTCTTTGCATTTGGGCAAATTAAGGATGTGATTACTGAGCCAGGTTTGAACTTCAAACTTCCGCCCCCTTTCCAAAATGTGTCTTACATTGATAAACGCTTATTAACACTTGACAGTACTGATAATGAACCTGTTCTTACTGCAGAAAAGCAGCGTGTGGTTATTGACTGGTACGTACGTTGGCGCATTTCTGAACCAACAGAGTACATACGCAACGTCGGCACGTCCGAGGCGGAAGGTGCCAACCAACTCAATCGTGTGGTACGTAATGCGTTCCAAGAGGAAATCAACAAACGGACAGTAAAAGAGTTGCTTTCAGCCAAGCGCGAGCAGCTGATGGATGATGTTAAAAACGAAGTTCTTTCACAGGTTCGTGGTGTAAAACCTTGGGGTGTGGATGTGATTGATGTTCGCATCACCAGAGTGGACTACGTGGATGCCATTACAGAGTCGGTCTATCGTCGAATGGAAGCAGAGCGAAAACGTGTCGCCAATGAACTGCGTTCAACCGGTGCTGCTGAAGGTGAAAAAATTCGCGCTGACGCGGATCGTCAGAGGGAAATTACGGTGGCCAATGCTTACCGCGATGCACAAAAAATCAAGGGTGAAGGTGATGCAGAGGCATCCAGACTATATGCAGAATCTTTTGGTCGAGATCCTCAGTTTGCCCAGTTTTATCGCAGTCTGGATGCTTACAAAGCCGCGTTCAATAAAAAAAGTGATGTCATGGTGCTCGATCCTTCCAGCTCTGAGTTTTTTAAATCCATGCGTGGTGGGGCGCTATTGCCTGTCAAAAAATAA
- a CDS encoding ATP phosphoribosyltransferase regulatory subunit — MSAWVLPDHIADVLPSEARHIEELRRDLLDMARCYGYELVMPPLLEHLESLLSGAGEALDLQTFKLVDQLSGRMLGLRADSTPQVARIDAHLLNRAGVTRLCYCGPVLHTLPSAPHATREPMQFGAEIYGHAGLEADIEILSLALDNLRAAQLADPSIDLADARLLKALLAGVSLTQLQMSQLHSALAAKDSAELKNLAKDFPQDVRQGLLALVGLYGDQTVLKEARKVIPALPGVHESLQNLQCLADHLQGAKLTFDLADSRGYAYYTGVRFAIYAHGASDALVRGGRYDQVGAVFGRNRPAAGFSLDLKALVRVVRPRSLQAAIRAPWRDDGQLNTAIAALRSRGEIVVCVLPGHENEVDEFLCDRELIKVADQWVVQSV; from the coding sequence ATGTCTGCTTGGGTCCTACCGGATCACATTGCCGATGTCTTGCCGTCTGAAGCACGGCACATCGAAGAATTACGTCGAGACTTGCTGGACATGGCTCGTTGCTATGGCTATGAGTTGGTTATGCCGCCATTGCTTGAGCACCTTGAGTCTCTGTTGTCCGGGGCCGGAGAGGCTCTTGATCTTCAAACTTTCAAACTTGTTGATCAATTATCAGGGCGCATGTTGGGCTTGCGTGCTGACAGCACGCCGCAGGTTGCAAGAATCGATGCCCATTTGTTAAATCGCGCCGGAGTGACTCGCTTGTGTTACTGTGGGCCCGTGCTTCATACACTCCCAAGTGCGCCGCATGCTACTCGTGAACCCATGCAATTTGGTGCTGAGATTTATGGTCATGCGGGACTTGAAGCTGACATCGAAATTTTGTCTCTCGCTCTGGATAATTTGCGTGCAGCGCAACTGGCTGATCCTAGTATCGACCTAGCAGATGCACGGTTGCTAAAGGCTTTATTGGCGGGTGTTTCGTTGACTCAGCTTCAGATGAGCCAGTTACATTCGGCTTTGGCAGCTAAAGATAGTGCTGAACTAAAAAATCTTGCCAAGGATTTCCCCCAAGATGTTCGTCAAGGTCTACTTGCCTTGGTTGGGTTGTATGGTGACCAAACGGTTTTGAAAGAAGCTAGAAAAGTCATTCCGGCCTTGCCTGGTGTACATGAGTCGCTGCAAAATTTGCAGTGTTTGGCTGATCATTTGCAAGGTGCTAAGTTGACGTTTGATTTGGCCGATTCACGTGGTTATGCATACTACACAGGCGTACGTTTTGCCATTTATGCACATGGGGCAAGTGATGCGCTTGTCCGTGGTGGTCGTTACGATCAAGTGGGTGCAGTGTTTGGTCGCAATCGCCCGGCGGCAGGTTTTAGCCTGGATTTGAAGGCCTTGGTACGTGTTGTCAGGCCCAGGTCGTTACAAGCAGCCATTCGTGCACCGTGGCGTGATGATGGTCAGTTGAACACGGCTATAGCTGCATTGCGTTCGCGTGGCGAGATTGTGGTTTGTGTGTTGCCAGGGCATGAAAATGAAGTGGACGAATTTTTGTGTGACCGTGAATTGATCAAGGTAGCGGATCAGTGGGTTGTGCAGTCGGTTTAA
- the hflK gene encoding FtsH protease activity modulator HflK, which yields MKLQFSIFSLAAVPQRLRGMFNLNDPRWGRNDDKPTESPSADKPEIRPDETPAPNPEDRSPRHNPTQGPPDLDELWRDFNRKLGGLFGNAKNGGRRGVPPSGGSGSGGGGFQPDMKSAGIGAGLVVAVALLIWLGTGFFIVQEGQQAVITQFGKYHSTVGAGFNWRLPYPVQRHELIFVTQIRSVDVGRDVVIKATGLRESAMLTEDENIVEIKFAVQYRLSDARAYLFESKDPTGAVVQAAETAVREVVGKMKMDSALSDERDQIAPRVRALMQKILDRYKVGIEVVGINLQQGGVRPPEQVQAAFDDVLKAGQERERAKNEAQAYANDVIPRAVGAASRLKEESDAYKSRIVAQAQGDAQRFKSVLTEYQKAPQVTRDRMYIDAMQQIYSSVTKVMVDSKQGSNLLYLPLDKLIQMTSQVAAETATVVSPVSVPNSDGLNNTSNSTDVRARDAARARTRETR from the coding sequence ATGAAACTTCAATTTTCTATTTTTAGCCTAGCTGCAGTGCCGCAGCGTTTGCGTGGAATGTTCAATCTTAATGATCCACGTTGGGGTCGTAACGATGACAAGCCTACCGAATCCCCTTCTGCTGACAAACCCGAAATCAGGCCTGATGAGACTCCAGCACCCAATCCAGAAGATCGCAGTCCACGTCATAACCCTACTCAAGGGCCGCCAGATTTAGATGAGCTTTGGCGCGACTTTAATCGTAAATTAGGTGGTCTGTTTGGTAATGCAAAAAACGGGGGCCGTCGTGGTGTACCACCAAGTGGTGGTAGTGGGTCAGGTGGAGGTGGATTTCAACCAGATATGAAAAGTGCTGGCATTGGCGCAGGTTTAGTGGTTGCTGTGGCGCTTCTGATCTGGCTTGGCACAGGATTTTTCATTGTGCAAGAAGGTCAACAAGCTGTAATTACACAATTTGGTAAGTATCACTCGACCGTTGGTGCTGGTTTTAATTGGCGGTTGCCGTACCCTGTTCAGCGTCATGAACTGATTTTTGTGACACAAATTCGATCAGTGGATGTTGGGCGTGACGTGGTGATAAAGGCAACAGGGTTACGTGAGTCAGCCATGCTTACCGAAGATGAAAACATTGTGGAGATCAAATTTGCAGTTCAATACAGATTGAGTGATGCTCGCGCTTATTTGTTTGAAAGTAAAGACCCTACTGGTGCGGTAGTTCAAGCTGCTGAAACCGCGGTGCGTGAAGTCGTTGGCAAAATGAAAATGGACAGTGCCTTGTCAGATGAGAGAGATCAGATTGCACCAAGAGTACGTGCTTTGATGCAGAAAATATTGGATCGATACAAGGTGGGTATCGAGGTGGTGGGTATTAATCTTCAACAAGGTGGTGTTCGTCCACCTGAACAGGTTCAGGCTGCTTTTGACGATGTTCTTAAAGCTGGTCAAGAGCGTGAGCGTGCCAAAAATGAAGCACAGGCCTATGCGAATGATGTAATACCGCGCGCAGTTGGAGCCGCCTCCCGTTTGAAAGAAGAGTCGGATGCTTACAAATCGCGTATTGTGGCGCAGGCGCAAGGTGATGCCCAGCGTTTCAAGTCTGTGTTGACTGAATACCAAAAAGCGCCACAAGTTACACGTGACCGCATGTACATTGATGCCATGCAGCAAATCTACAGTAGCGTTACCAAGGTGATGGTCGATTCCAAGCAAGGCTCAAATTTGCTGTACCTGCCTCTTGATAAGTTGATCCAGATGACGAGTCAAGTTGCCGCTGAGACTGCAACGGTGGTTTCGCCAGTCTCTGTGCCAAACTCGGACGGTTTAAACAACACGTCTAACTCTACTGATGTTCGTGCACGCGATGCAGCGCGTGCTCGTACCCGCGAAACCCGATAG
- a CDS encoding DUF2065 domain-containing protein, with amino-acid sequence MDSTTFWTAMALVLVIEGFMPFISPATWRRTFVQILQLSDGQLRFFGLASLLFGLVLIWSVV; translated from the coding sequence TTGGATAGCACCACTTTCTGGACTGCCATGGCTTTGGTGCTGGTAATCGAAGGGTTTATGCCCTTTATTTCACCAGCTACTTGGCGGAGGACATTTGTCCAAATTTTGCAATTATCAGATGGTCAACTGCGTTTTTTTGGATTGGCTAGTTTGTTATTTGGGTTGGTGTTGATTTGGTCGGTTGTTTGA
- a CDS encoding phosphoribosyltransferase, translated as MLTEDGKHLYVSYDEYHNLIEKLAIKIFQSGWEFDNILCLARGGMRPGDILSRVFDKPLAIMSTSSYRSEAGTVQGNLDIAHYITTPKGEIAGRVLLVDDLADSGHTLNAVIRQLKNNYQPITELRSAVIWTKAVSTFLPDYCVDFLPTNPWIHQPFESYDSLRPQQLLSKWSV; from the coding sequence ATGTTGACAGAAGACGGCAAGCATTTGTATGTGAGTTATGACGAATACCATAATCTGATCGAAAAATTGGCGATCAAGATTTTTCAGTCCGGTTGGGAGTTTGATAATATTTTGTGTCTGGCGCGGGGTGGCATGCGTCCAGGAGACATTCTTTCGCGCGTGTTCGACAAACCGCTGGCGATCATGTCCACTAGTTCGTATCGCTCGGAAGCCGGTACGGTACAAGGTAATCTTGACATTGCTCATTACATCACCACCCCTAAAGGTGAAATCGCTGGCAGAGTGCTGCTGGTGGATGATTTGGCTGATTCTGGTCACACGCTCAATGCTGTAATCCGGCAGTTGAAAAACAACTACCAACCTATCACTGAGTTACGCAGTGCGGTCATCTGGACCAAAGCCGTATCAACTTTTTTGCCGGATTATTGTGTGGATTTCTTGCCTACAAACCCTTGGATTCACCAGCCTTTTGAAAGTTATGACAGTCTGCGCCCGCAGCAGCTGCTCTCCAAATGGAGTGTTTGA